A segment of the Dermacentor andersoni chromosome 5, qqDerAnde1_hic_scaffold, whole genome shotgun sequence genome:
GCGAAGCGGCCTAAGTGGATACGGTGCAAAAtaaagtgtgtgtttgtgtgtgtgtgtgtgtgtgtgtgtgtgtgtgtgtgtgcgtgtgcgcgtgtgtgcgtgtgtgtgtgtgtgtgtgtgtgtgtgtgtgtgtgtgtgtgtgtgtgtgtgtgtgtgtgtgtgtgtgtgtgtgtgtgtgtgtgtgtgtgtgtgtgtgtgtgtgtgtgtgtttatgttcCAGGACATTACGTTGTCATTGAACAGCTGCCGGGCGCAAGCTTTTACTGAGGTCACCAGTTTCAAAATGATTGCAGTCATTGTATCGCTCGAACTAGTACGCCAAGCTTCTAATGCAAATTCAAATGGAAAGTGTTTGATGTAGTTCCACACTATTCGTGCTGAAGTAGCCATTTTAATTGTTCGCAACTGCTGAGTGCACATGCTGTTTGCATTTACATATGCTTCAGCGGTTCACCAACCACGAGTGCAATTTCCTCGTGACAACAGTTTTGCCACAGTGAACATACGTAAAGGTGAGCAAACGACCTCAACATGATCTCACCTAAGATTCCTCTCAGTTTTGATCATTCCATTCAACCCAATCCCGTGAGATTTAGGCGCATTCAGGCGGCCCCAGCTCAACTTTCAGCGGCCGCCATTGAGAACCCATTATTTTGGTCAAGCTCGGATCTTCTAACTCAACCTCATTTCATCAGTTCGAGCTCTCGTGGCAAACGTCGAAGGTGTTTCCCATGCTTAAACCCACGTAAACATGTGCTACTGCCTCTGGGAGAGGTGCACAGAGCCGGGGTACACCAAATTAAACATAATGATTCACTAGCTGAAGGCGTCTTATGGCTTTAGGTAATTAGCTATATATACATGTAGACATGCTTCTAGAGATGTAAAATTCACGCCAGAAGAAAGCCTAACAAATAGCGCTGACTGATTCATCTAGGAGGAGAAGATGTGCGCAGAAGCAGCTGCGGAATGTTTGGCTTCAAAGCTCTACCTCACTGAACATTTGACGTCACTCAATCTTACCTCACTTTGCGAGGTTGAGGTCAAACTGAGATTGAATTTGACACCATATATCTGTACCTCGCGATAGGTTGCTCGCTTTCGCTTATATAGGTGCCAATTTCCGGCTTCTACAGTTATTGTACAGCCAGAAAAGAGGATGATTCAATGCTCAGGACTGTAGTGCTGCTATAGTAGAGTCTACACAGGACGCAGCGACCGACGCCTcgaaggtagagagagagaagtttatttacaaaaagGTAAACATTCGACCAAAGTCAGTCTGGTTGGGGAAACACACGTAAAGCGATCGAAGTGTTGCGTGTGAATGCAAATTTGTGCGTGTACAAAAGTATGAGCGTGTGACGTCGTCGGCGCAACATACACGTGCTAGTGTTCGTCAATACAGGTAGAACAAAAGACATAGTTGGGAAGAGCTATGCTGGTACCGGCATTTTATGACTTTTCTCTTCACCCATAGTTCATCACAAACGTTCTTCAGTCGCACGACTGGATGCACCCCATGTACTAAATGGCTCAATAAatatgttttctctctctctctctctctctcatcactgaaataacgaaataaataaatacctacGCGATGACTATGGCGCTGCCAAAACGTTTACACTGGCATAAAAGTAAACAGAATGGTTCACTGCAACTGAGAGTTAGGCGCGCTTCCGTTTATCGCAGTCACGAGACTTGACCACCTGCGATGGTTTTGCCGTATACAATATGGTCTActctgaagaggaagctttagctcgggcccaactccgacgcggcctattcaaatacatgtaaaacgcaaaaacgtttttctgagataacccctggaccgattttaatgaaatctgttgcatttgggagagaaagttaaattctagtgactgttggaagcggaatttagatttagggttttaattttgtttaaaagattttcaaatattcggcagtttgaaagaaatagaagcacgaagtttacaaattcatagctctgcatcaagaacagatatcgcggttctgtaaaaggcatccattagatccttcaaagcggacaaatttattatttatttacatattacgtgaatttgttacattgtttacaagggttttgcaaaagctgcgtttccatattactaaatttctttatattcatgtgtaagataccaattttgtccgctttagatgtactattagatgcaattcacagaagtgcattatcatttttcgttgttgagttacagagttgtaaacttgattgtttcgttttttgaaaattttcgatttttgccaatttttaataaaatatttgacgacctaactcaaaaattcgaaaccaacaggcACTAGATCTTAAAGTttatctttcaaatgcaacaaacctcgtcaaatttggtgcagtggttgccgataaaaacgaattctccttttatatgtatttagatagaagcacccgagctaaagcttcctcttaagaggaagctttagctcgggcccaactccgattccgcctattcaaatacatatcaaacggagaaacgcttttctgaggtaaaCACTGGGACGATGTTAATGAAATTGTCGCATTTGAGAAATgaatttaaattctagtgaccgttggaaGCGGGGTTTTCATTTAAGGCCTGCATTTTTTAAAAGCAGTTTCCAAAAATTTGTTTGCTTGAGAAAGAACaaagaagtttacaaatttgtagctctgcaccaagaacagatatcgcagttgtgtcgactgcatccgttagagcaacCAAAGCGGATAAACTCGATATATGGATTTATActttacgtgaatttcttacattgtttacaagagtTTTGTAAACGTCGTACTCACATATTAGTTcatttgagagccatgtataatacattaattttgttcgctttagatgtactattagatgcatttTACTGACTTGtagtatcatttttcattgcttcgTTATGAAGTTGCAAACTTCGtagtttcagttttcttttttgcgattttcaacaatttttatgcAAACGAAATGCGCGGCTTAAGTCAATAGTTCTCTGCCAAGAGGCACTAGATTTtaaccttttcttttaaatgcaacaaagctcgttaaatttggtgcaatggttgacgagaaaaacgatttcCCATTCCACATGAATTTAGTTAGGagcccctgagctaaagcttcctctttcgGGGGCTTCTATCTATacacgggaaaggagaaatcgtttttctgtGGAGCCAGTGCAGCAAATGTGATGAGGCTTCTTgcactcaaaagaaaaaaaaagaacttaataTATAGTGGTATTTGGTAGCGAATTTTCGATTTGGGCCGTCGATATTTTCATAATAATTCTTGAAGATCACAAATTTTTAGAAGGCGTAGCTATCACGTTTGCAAACTCTGTAATTCAGCAATGAAAACAGGTATCATAATTCTGCAAACttcatctaacagtacatctccAGCGAACAAGATTGATGCAGTCTACATGGCTCTCGAGTACATCACTAATATGCGTGTAGGGCCTTTGCAAAACTTTTGTAAACAATGTCACAATTCACGTAAGCCATAAATTGAGATatcaaacttgtccgctttggatgctctaacggatgcagtttagaGAACTGCTATATCTGTGTTTGGCGCCGAGCTATGAATTTATAAACTTAGTGCTTCTCTCTCTATTCTTTTTTCTAACTTACCAATTTCTAAAGATTCCTGtaaaaaattcaggccctaaatcaagaCACCACTTGAAACAGTCATTAGCATGTACCTTTTCCTctatctctctcaaatgcaacaaatttcattaaaataggaaaagtgtttctgcattttaGACGTACTTGAATAGGTCGGATTGGAGTTCGCCTTGAGTCATCACTTCCTCTCAAAGGAAACGCCTAAATAGAATTCCGTAATAAATTATTTCACTCATGGCTCTCCGTCCAATGCATTGGTAGCTACATTTTCGGCCACGTTCGAAGAAATACTGCCGTTACAATGCATTTTTACCAGTAAGGTGTGCACTTTAAGAGTGAATGTACATTTTCTATTATACGTCCACAATAGCACATCTACGCACGCCACTCTAGAATATCTTATTGCTGCAAGCCAGTCTGCTTCGTCTAATTTAAATCAGACAATGTGTGTCTAATACAGattgcagttaaagaaaaataatCTTACAAGTATGATTATTTGTTTCGATTTGTTAATATTTATTCGAAGGGCGGGGCGAAAATTGGGCACTACGTTTCGAATGGATAACTGCAATAAAGTCTAGTTATCTCAAGGTTTCCGAAGATTTCTTCCTAGTTAATTCATCAGTGCAAATCATGGGCACAGGCACAAATCCCCTGCTGGCCTAAATGCACTTTATTATTACGTACCAGCTTGTTTTAATGTTAtttgaaaaacatttttgctAGTGCATTTTACCGATCCAATTCACAGCATTTCGTGCCGAGCCTTTCTCATGCTTGGCCACTGAGAGTTTGTTTGACTTGGAGCATATATGTTATCATTCGCATACATAGCTGTAGGCATGTTATAATAATGCGCTATAGCTTGAGATTGTGGTCAATACTTTTATTCTGGGAGGTAAAGTTACTCTTCGAAACCATCTTGGAGTGAAGTCGCGTGATGCGACATCAGCTCAAAATCAGACTTAAATGATTCCAACAATTTGCTGACGAGATACTCCGGCAAATAGCTCTGTAGCCTATCATTTATCCTGCTTACTTGACTCTCTTTTGTAATAGATATCCCGTGAGATGCTAACGTCCTATTAGGAACATTCGCAGAAAAAGCCTTTCAACCAACCTTCACTATACTGTCACGAGGATGTTCAACAGCACTGACACAGCAGCCCTGACTTTGTCACTTTTAATCAGTTGGTCGTGGACAGCTTAAAGCTATTCAAGGTGTGGCATCATAATTTAAATGTGTGTAGTGTTTTCTAGTCCAAAACTTCTGAAGTGTTTTCCATACACCTAAGAGTGACCTAAGCACGTGCACATTCACACCTTGAGTCAGATAGCGGCGCAAGTGTTACACCGTAGGGCTTCCCCCTGGCCTTGGGACACCTTATGAGGATGCTCACTCTGTATTTTGCCCACATGTATAGCATTAGTGCAATAAAAGCTGTATGTACATAATGGCAATAAGAGGACTGAGAGACTTGGAGTATTTCGTAGTATCATATTCGGCGTTTTCTACAGTTCTAAACGTGGCCATCACACATCTCCAAATGAAAATTCTATGCTTTCAGAGTGTAGCCCTGAGCAATTTCACGATTTTATGCTCCCTTAGCACGGCTTTCTGGAGAGAGATTAGGTTAGCCTGACTTTATCACGTCCGAACAGtttatataaaaaatattttaaactcGACTCTTTGCATCGTTATTGCTCTTACAAAAAGACTGTATCTGTAGAGCATTGATGGTATTGCATGTAATACGATACTGAGTATAGACAGCGTCGAGTATTTCAAGTTACACATTGAGTTATCGCTTCTTCGTAAAGCAGTAGCCTATTCAGTGAAAACGCTCCTTAATAATACTCTCTACTATAGGAGGCTTATCAGGAGAATAAAGCTGTATCTGAGCCAACACCTCAGTTAACATTTTACAGCAACGTGCACTGAGCGCTAGTTACTTCATTTAGTGTGTCCAACAAGCCCTTTTTGAGACTATTTCTCTATCTTCTTGACAGCTTAATCCTTTTCGTGCTCGAGAAGTTTAGGATGTCTTTAAACATCAATAATGGACGGCCCACAGCATAAAGAAAATCCTCGAAGTGTGCAGAGATTTAGTTGTAGACGTTTGCCTTCGTTGCTTTCAAGCTCCTGCTCACCGGCACGTCTCATTACATCTCGGCGCTTCTATAATAAAACTAAGACATCTCTTGACGTCAGTCGGTCAAATGAATGCTTTCCTAACACTGCACTTTCTACTAGTGATGTCGGTGCAGCAGGTCTGGATGATGCTACATGAAGGATACTACAATAAATCAAGTTATTTCTGCGGCGACTCCCGCTTTCACGGTGAAGCATCACTACGAACGGTATACCATGCCAGCACTTGTGAGCCCAAACAAGGACTGATGGCGGGTGTGCACATGCATGTCTTATTTATTCTATAGTCATAATCATTGTGACTGGCCTTATTAAATGTCCCTGCCCGTTGAGAGTCCTTCGATAACACAAGTTTTTTTACCGAAAACGCGTAATGATAAGAGCGTTAACAGAAAAACAGCTGTACAGTTGGGGTGTACACTCCCATATGCTCATTTCCACGCATCATCGACCGTATGTTAGGCCTGTGAACACACACCGCGGATTCTGGCCCCTTGTTACATCCCTGAACTGATCTTATTATCATGGCAAGCGGTCTTACATGTTTGAGCATCAACTTTATACCCAATACGTATGTGTACCATGGACTCGAAGTGTTATTTGTTTGTATGCTGCCACGAATTATGTgcatgcgaaaacactcgtgtacttagatttaggtgcacgttaaagaaccctaggtggtcgaaatttctggagtcctccactacggtgtgcctcctaatcagaaagtcaTTTTGGCCataattttgtttttgcttgcATACTTTAGTTTAGTGACCGAGAATACATTTTAATATCAGGGGAAGGTAGCCGAGCAATCGTAGAGTTGGAAGTGGTCACTTCAGGTAATATAGGTACAGAACTATGACCGATCACCAAAGACTAATTGTCCATTGTTGACAGAAATAACAGTTACAGCAATGACCACAAAAGGTAGTACGTACAACAGATTCCTGCGCAATTCTTGGGCATTACGAGCGTGAATCGAGTTGCTAGCAACTCCCATGTGCGACTCAACCTGCTCGGTGCTTAGGCATTTACAGTACTTGCAGTGCAATCACAATTTCTCAACACGTGAACTGGTTGCCCAAGATCGTATTAAGAATCTTATTAAGAAGGGCCTAAGCGGCAAATCTTGAAGCTTGGGGCAAACAACGTGTGCTACAATTTTAAAATAACCATACAAACAGAAACATTCTTGCTTCTCAGGTGAACGACGTTTATTCTCCACGCCGTTCCACATATACATGACAAGTTCCAGTCTCGACCAATGCAATCGAGAAATGCGCTGCCAGGTTCGTTTTTGTCGTGCGATACGAATCACAGTGGACCTTTAATCACCCATTTAGGGTTACGTCAGGTCACCGGTAATGGTGGCCGCCAAGCCTGTTGAAAATTTCTTTGCAGCGTACCCTGCAATGTTGAAGCAGCATTACGCTTTGGTTAACACTGTCCCTGCCGTTTAGGAAACGCACACGTCCCGCGTCTATGGCGCATCGATAGACACCCACCGTGCAGCTGCGACGGTGCCCGCTAGCCGTACACCCGTATGTAACACTCACACAAGCGGAATGGCTGCGGAGCACCAGGTTGCAGTGATCGCGCACTGACGGAGCTCATCATTCGCTGCATGCGAAACTTGCAAGAGACACTGCTGCATACATATCGCACTGTCAAAAAGGATGGCCTTCTCTTCTCGCTCCACGCATGCGGAGACGATCGACATTTCATCGTCGCCGCTGGCTCGGCGTCGTCAAACATGGCTGCCCGCGCGGTCGCGTCGCCCTCGCACAAAGGCGCACATAGAGGTGGCACTCATACGTACCCGTGTTCCGAGCACTCCGAAGCATATTTAACTAGCTGGCACAACTGGCTTCATGGGGTTAAACACGGGAGATGTCAGGAGCAAAAAACACAGACTGCTGAGCTCCGCCGCGCGAGCACTGCGCGTATTCCAGTCTGCCTGCGAAAATCCAGCCGCGACTGTGCCTCTCTGCAGCAGACCGAGGGAAAGAAGGGAGGAAGAACGAGAGGATGGGGGGGGGGAGCATCGGATAAAAGAGAAAAGTACCTAATAAAGAACCACCGCGCCGCCGCCGGAACCGGAAACTGTGCACTTTTCTTGTTCGTCTCGTCGCGCGTCGTCGGTGTAGTCACCGCTTCGAGGCTAGCCTTCTCTTCCCTTTCTTGGGTTTTCTTCCCTTCGCTACCGGCGGGGCAGCCCCCTCCTCGCCCCGTTTTCACGAGTGTGCGCTTGTCATTCAATGCCCAAAAGCGGCTCCCCATTGGCCCGTTTGAACGGAGGCATAAAAAATGGCGGTACCGCGCGGCGTTCATTGGCGAAAAAGCCTGTTTGGGTTCCCCTCCCCGGTTCGCGCCACGGCGGCGCTCCCCCGCCGCCGCCATGAGGGAGAAAGCGGCGAGGGCGAGGGAGAGCAGCTTAGTTTGAACGGTTAGGCCTAGCAGACGGCTGCGGTGGCTCGCCCGCGGCGCGGCGGTGGCCTGTTTTTGCGCGCCGTGGGATTGCGAAGCTCGACGGAGAGGCCGACGGCGCGCAACCCTTTCGCTCCGCCGCGGGAGCCGttggccgccgctgccgccgggAGTCGACGGAGGGGCGCGCGCGCCACGCGGCCCTGGCCTGGCGCCGCCGACCAGCCTTCTCGCGAGGGCAGCGAGCACACCGCCGTGTGGGCAGTGCTGTGTGCCGGCGGCGGCATCGTCTCGGTGTTGCCAGCGCTGTGCAGTGTGTGCTGTGCGCTCTGTGAGGAGCGGGTATGGTATGCTTTGCAcgcggtggctgctgctgctgctgcaacgcAGCGAGCTACGAGGGCGGAGGCCGCCGCACCACCATGTGGAGCCGCGTCGCTTTGCAGGTGAGTCTACCAGCCCGTTTCTTTCTTATCGCCGGCGACACTGTTTGCCTAACCCGACGCTGTCCTCGACACAGCGTTCTCTCGCTTTTGTGCCGTCGGTTCCTTGTTTTGCACGAGTTTGCGCGACCCATATTCCTGTCCTCGCGGCTCCGAAGTGACCTACACGTTCCACGTGTACCAACGCGGCGAGCGCGCGCTCAGGCTCGAAGGTTTGTCGCTGGGGGGAGCGACGGGGGGCCCAGCGGCGTTTGGACATTTGCTGGTACGTCGCTGGTCGATGCCACTTCAATGCCTGTGAGCAAATGAAAGCGATTAATCGGCCGATTGTCGCCGATTTCGGAGTCTGTTCGGTGGTGCGCTCCCGCCTCTCGCGATCGGGTTATTGCGGGCACACCGTTCGCTCGCCCGCGACCTTCGCCGGTTGGGCAGGTTGCCCTTCGTTCGGGTGGCCTCGACTGATGCACTAATCTTGTCGCACTCTCAGCACGATATCTGTGGCCATGCTCACTCTTTTGCGATAGCGAAGGGCAGACATGTtaactttcttttcttgctttttttttcttttcatttcgtcTCAGTAATACCATGTGCCACCCTTCAATTTATACTTTTCTAATTCCTCGGAAGTTTGGCCTTTCTTCCTCTTCTGAGCATCCTGTGATCGCTCATagccgctcaaaaaaaaaaaaaaaaaaaagtcatttcgCTGAATCCGTACAACTTTGTGTGAGTTCATTTTCGCGCGTTCAGCATCTTTGTTTGCTATGGCTCGTCATAATAGCGCTGTGGCTCACCACTTGGTACATTGTGTGGCAATTTCATAAGTTGAACGTAGATCGAGTCTCATGCTACATCCATATTCCGACGGGGTTCGAATTTCTCGATTGCGATTGGCGCCTTCGCGTAAGCTGCTGAAGGGAGCCAATTGCTGTCGAGAAATATGATCCCagtcgggcttgatcgcgatcgaaaatgCACCGTGCGACACCGGTATTAGAAATTGTTCCCTCCGTGACGAAATTCTCTGCTCACGTGATCCAAGAATGCGCATTCTATGTAAGATGCAATATGCTCATATTTCCTTAAATTTCCATAAAGCATATTGGTGAGCGTTTCTGTCACTGATGGACAGCGTGATTTCAAAGATCTAGATAATTTCCTTgatttgaaaaaataaaacaaaaataaccaACATTCTGGTGTCAGTTCTTTCTCATTTGGGCGCATTGTATTAGAAGCCCTCCACTGCACCAGAAGGAGTAAAGAAGTGGTAATGCTTGTTTTCCCGTCACGTTCACTCCTACAGGCATGGGTATGACTTGAGGCTTGCGACTTTCGTTGGAGTCATCGCTTGAGATGGGATAAAGCAAGCGCGGGGTTCCTATAGCACACCCTCATAACATACGTGCATGTGGTCAAGCTGACCTACCACATTTAACGTTAGGATTGTCTCTCCCCCCCGCATAACTTGCCTTATTCTGTGATGTGTACGAGGGGGGCATTCGGAGCAGTTGGGAATGTACGTGGCGATCATCGTCATAGCTACATAAGAGGTTTGCAAAATGCCAACGTCTTCCATTTAGAAAGGCAGCGCGCGctatgatgacaatgatgatagCTGCAGCTGCTCGCTTGATATATATCATATTGTGCTCCTCGGATCAGACTTCAACCGGCGTGCGTTATATCAAGCTCCGTTAGCGGAGTTGATCTCTGGGGATTTAGCACCCGCTGCGTCTTTCGCAAGCCATGTGTTTGCATACACCATGGCTACCTTCTTGGGCGGCTGCTGCTGGATTGAGCCTGGCTAGGCCTTTCTCGGTGAATGTCGTAAATAAGGCGCTTGTCGGTTCTGACCTC
Coding sequences within it:
- the LOC129384904 gene encoding uncharacterized protein; amino-acid sequence: MREKAARTAAVARPRRGGGLFLRAVGLRSSTERPTARNPFAPPREPLAAAAAGSRRRGARATRPWPGAADQPSREGSEHTAVWAVLCAGGGIVSVLPALCSVCCALCEERVWYALHAVAAAAAATQRATRAEAAAPPCGAASLCRTACCKRNNIGYTHILEALTCSFLHSRSGHVVGSSPFWNSACSPAVHGPAHCESSTNVGTLQTGPKGDVLSQCYNSMGNKSVPPTARGELPSPPTRTVRRVNVAFLCAPEVR